ACTTAACCTAAAGCCTGAGTTATAGCAAGGTGCTTCCAGCTTCCCCCATCTGCTGGCACGCTGTTGGGATGAGCTTCTAAATTTAGACCAGGGAAAGCATTCAGTGTCTCCCTGGAgagctggctgctctgtgccccgTGCTGCACgtggcagagctgggagtgTGGTGTCAGCCCAGGAACTGACCCTGAGTGGCCACTGTGCTCTAGGAAGTTCAAAAAATGCGTATAGGCTGCAATGGGTCATGCTTAATGTGATGAAACAGAAGAAACCgctgtttggttttcttttttaactgctTCTATGGGATATCGGTTGTGAAGGTGATAAGACAACGAACCAGTACTGCACCTCTTAAACAGAAACAGCCGTATGTTGACATGCAAAGAAAGTAATTCCTTTGAAGGAAACTATTGCAGCTTTTCCCGCCCCTAGTGAGATGAAACATTTGTTGAAATGTTACATTGCACACAGCCTGGCTCGTTTGGAAATTGGTGTTGCACAGGCGAGTGTCATGTGCATTGCGTTTGGCAAGAAGAGGGTTAAGCAATGGCAGGCGGGCGCTGGGGCTCACCAGCACAGGTGCAGTTTCAGTGCTCCCGCGGCCAATCCCGGGCCCACGGTTCGCATTGAGTCACATTTTCCGTTTACAGAACCGATGGGTATTTTGCATTGCAGTGGGAGGTCACGCCGAGGACAGGCTGCAGTTAGCACATCCCTGCGGCACGTGAGTGGTGGCTGCTGGTGGGAAGCTCTCGGTTCGCCACCACCGGGACCGGGGCACCACCTGGAAAggcaaaagggagaaaataggGATCGAGGAAGCTGGTGAACGCTGAGAGTGCAGAACAACCGGGCTTTGTGTTGTGAAAATGTAtgctgggatggcagcaggagccTCGCTGGCATTCCTCGAGAGCCCAGCACTTGCTGACATCCCAGCAAACAACAATATGCACGTAGCTACACCTTGGTCTGGAATAAGCATCCCTGGTGCAAATTAGGAAGTTGTTGCCTCTCCTTTGCTAATGCATGGAATGCAGTGGTGGTTGCTGCATGGAGCCGTTGGTCTGCTGCCCCGTGTGTCTAACCCAAGGCTTCCACCCACTGCCCCCCGCAGGACACAGCTGAGGCTGGAGAGCCTGGAGGACACGCACATCATCAAGGGCGAGGACGATGCGCTGTCGGATAAACACGGCTGTCCTGCCTACGTCAGCCCTGAGATCCTCAACACGACGGGGACGTACTCGGGGAAGTCGGCCGACGTGTGGAGCTTGGGAGTGATGCTCTACACCCTGCTCGTGGGACGCTATCCCTTCCACGACTCGGACCCTAGCACGCTGTTTTCCAAAATCCGCCGCGGACAGTTCTGTATTCCTGACCACGTCTCCCCCAAAGCCCGATGCCTCATCCGCAGCCTCCTGCGACGGGAGCCCTCTGAAAGACTCACAGCCCCGGAGatcctgctccatccctggtTTGAGGCGGTCCTGGAGCCAGGATATACAGACCAAGAGACAGGGACTTCCGATCAAATCGTTCCAGAATACCATGGAGACAATGACGATATCAGTTCCTTCTTCTGCTAACCCTGAAATCTCACGAACCTCGCCGTTCTCACCTTTGGCATCTCCGTAgagtttcatattttatttttccacgTTACAGACTCAAAGCATCTTAAAGTGCCAGTATGGTCAGAAAAGTGACCTTGTTTCAGATAAACGTCGACCCACAGATCTCTGCTGTGAGCGCACACAGAGGCTCGATGCTCGCCCTGCTGGCGGCTCGGTCCTGCTGCCCGGAGGAACCACATGGCTCTGCTTCTGCCTCCCGTGCCCTCTGCCCTTTCCCACTGCATTTTGGCTGCAGAGTCTTATTGCTGGCGATGTGGAGAGAGGCAGAGCCAACCCTCGGCTTCCCCCTTTGCCCCAGGTTGTATGGACAGTGATTTGCAGCAGGTGAGGGGCGCAGGGCATATCTCTAACTGAGCAAATCTGACAAAttaggtttttggttttttttcttgtttgtttttaaagttggGGAAGTTGACTTGGTGTCTTGCAAAGCAGTTTTCTGAGTGTAAGTGCACTTTACTGAGGGAAGGAGGTCTTCATCAGCACATCAGCCGCCTGCTCGTTGCTCCAGTCAGTTGTATTTCCTTAGGGATGAAGCTGTCAGATCCTCCTGTAAGAGAGATCCCTGCTGCAATTGCTGCCAGGACCTTTCTGACACGGGGGGTAGGGGGAGTAGCTGATCTCCAGCTGGATCCCCTCTGATGCCATTCGCTGAAtgcaaaattgttttaaatagcCTTCAGCCTCGAGTTACCGCAGTGTGTCCTGTGCGACTTCATGCCCTCAGCAGGCTGGTCAGGCAGCGAGTCTCAGCTCCCAGTGCCAAAATGTATCTGTTTCCCCAAACGTAACACTATCAGGAGGGCACCTTGCCTTGGACAGCGATAAGGGGCATCTTGTACAGTATATGTAAACATGTTCACGTCTTCCTACAGGCTCAATTCTTCTTCCCCCCCTTGCTCCTAGAAAGTCAGTCTTAAGAATAAAATCTCCATACGCCCTTACGTTGATTATTCAGGTATGTCGTTGGCCTgtggctgtgttttttttgttttttgtttttttcctcccccccttaaattttgttcttttgttttgcatgaTTATTCATAGTCTTTCCAATGTACGTGGATAACAAATAGACCTAAATCATTAGCTTCCCAGGTTGGGGGTAAGTAAAGCTTAGCCCTGCCTCAGATTCCTCTGTTCCACATTGTGCCCAGTGGCTCACACAGAGATGGCCGTTTGCGTTAGAGAGCGCGGTGCCCAGTGGATGTGAGGTGGGCGATGGGGTCATTCCTGGGGTGGTCCGGCGTCGAGCTGCTGGTGCACTGCAGGAATACCATGTATACCTCATGGACTGTGTACTTTGTACATAGCTTACATGTGgggggttgttttgttgttgttgggcTTTTTTATGTTTCGTTCCATTGTACTTTGTTTGTCCTAATAAGAGGTGTCAAAGAGCAATTTAATGTGAATTATTGTTGGCAATACTAACTTGACAGAATCATGAGCATTAAGAGCAGGGCACTACAGCTCTCTGTTGCACTAAACTTCTCATGATTGCTTGACATTTGTATCTGTGATACAGTTTAGCCCTTCTATGAAAAAGAACGGTGAATTTGTATATATTGGTAGAAAAATCTGctagaaaagctgaaaacactATGTCCAACTTGTAAATATGTAGATATCTGTGGAAACCTGGATGATAAAGTCTGACTTGTAGAAAGTTTTAATAAACTTGGTTTCATAATATTTGTTCCCATTCCTGGTGGTGTCTCAGGGTGAACACTGGGCTTTGCCTCAAACAATGGGGTTTGGCCTCACAGTGCATCAGCTCGTGGCCATTGCCTGCAGGTGACCCATCACCCCCGGGTTAAATCTGCACGGAGGTGAGAGGAGATGGGGGATGGGTTGTTCCCCATCTTTGGGACTGGGGAGGTGGAAAGGACACAAGCTCTCCCAAGAGCTATGTGGGACAGGGCATCCTGTTTGGTAAGGATGGGGAAGATAAGTGACTGCTTTGGAAGAGTCCGTCTGATTTAGCTGTTGGGTTTCAGCCGCCCAACTTAAGTCACCCTGCTGCCTTTCAGCCTGTGCATTCTTTTATAACTGGATGCAGATGGCAGCGAAAGGCTGTCCTCCTGCACTTGCCTGCCTGGCTATGGGATGCAACCCAGTGGAAAATTGGGTCTCAGGTGTCTCCAAGTGAGcagctctgagagctgctggaagGCTGGAGGTGGGCTCTGGTGCTGCCGGCGGAAGCACAGAAGCTGCACTGTGCTCTTGTTAAAAATGAGCTGAaagctgacagagctgctgtgctttgtggctGGGAGTGAGGCGTATAAATAGCAGCAGTATCAAGGTTAGAGAATGTGCTTTCCTGAAAGAGCTCGAGCCACTCTTGTAATCCACCCTGAGCAGTGAGATCATCGCTCGCGAGtacagaggaggaggaagagaagctCGGTTTTTATTTATACTTTGCCTCATGCTTaactttgtcctttttcttgaaATCTGTTCACCAGAGCAACTGCTTCCTGGCAGGTCTTGGAACCAGGGTGGCTTTGAGAAAGGCTCTGCTCTTAGAAAGTGAGCTGAGAGTGAAGTGAGGGGATGGGAGCTGGTCAATGACGAAGAGCGGTGCGATGGCTGTAATTAGGTGCCTTGCCTCCCACTCTGACAAACCAGCAATCTGTGCAGTAAGCATATTTTCTTAGAGCTCTCTGAGTGAATGTCAGACACCAAAATATCTCAAGTTACTTGACTGATGTTATTCTTGCAAAAGTTGTAAAAATACATGCACAGCATCGCCCAGCTGATTGAATTACCGCTGCCCTGCCATACCTTCAGCCTTGGATCTGAGCCCTGATGCGTCTCCTTAGAACAACTGCAGGAGGTTCATGCTTTGGTGAAACCTTGACAATGTctaaaacatacatatatacatatatattatgtattttatatgtatattataaatatatatattatttttttttttgcctgcagtGAAGTCACCCTCAGTAGGTGAATGAATAGGTCACCCCATG
The DNA window shown above is from Meleagris gallopavo isolate NT-WF06-2002-E0010 breed Aviagen turkey brand Nicholas breeding stock chromosome 3, Turkey_5.1, whole genome shotgun sequence and carries:
- the TRIB1 gene encoding tribbles homolog 1, with product LAEREQVSRALSVSSGRELRCKVFPLKHYQDKIRPYVQLPSHRNITGVVEVILGDTKAYVFFEKDFGDMHSYVRSCKRLREEEAARLFRQIVAAVAHCHQSAIVLGDLKLRKFVFSNEERTQLRLESLEDTHIIKGEDDALSDKHGCPAYVSPEILNTTGTYSGKSADVWSLGVMLYTLLVGRYPFHDSDPSTLFSKIRRGQFCIPDHVSPKARCLIRSLLRREPSERLTAPEILLHPWFEAVLEPGYTDQETGTSDQIVPEYHGDNDDISSFFC